In Tistrella bauzanensis, the sequence TCCCCCGCTCCGTCGACCTCGACGATCTGACGGCCTTGCATCCGCTCGATGATGCGCTGGCGCTGATGTATTACGGCTGGCGCGGCATGACCCGCGAGGCGGATGCCTATCTGGCGACGCTGGGCCTGTCGCGGGTCCACCACCGGATCCTGTACACCATCGCCCGCCGCGACGGCCTGACCGTCGGCGACCTGCTGGCCGTGCTGCGGATCACCAAACAGGCACTGCACCGGCCAATGAAGCACCTGCGGGATGGCGGGCTGATCACCACCAGCCGCGATCCCGCCCATCATCGCTATAAGCGCCTGCACCTGACGGCCATGGGGCAATCCGTCGAAGATCAGGCCTCGGGCCATGAACGACGACGAATGGAGCAGGCCTTTGCCGATGCCGGTCCGGCGGCACGCGATGCCTGGGCCGCGGTCATGGCGTCCCTTGGCCGCTATGCCTGACCGATAAGGTCTGCCACTGCCTGATCATGCCATCAGGTCAATCTTATTGACTTGAAACTGCGCGCGCCGGATCATCGGCCTCGACGCCGGCGGCATGCGCCGGCACCGCAGGAGCGACCGACCGATGACCGACCAGACAGACCAGGCACCCCGCCCGCAACCCGGCGGCAGTGACGCCGCCTCGGGCCTGGAGGTGGTCCGCGCCGCCTTTGCCGCCGGCGGCTTTGCCCGCGGCATCGGGCGCACGCTTGGCCTGACCGGCACCAGCGCCGATGCCGGCGTGGTGGTGCTGCAAGGCTCTCCGACCGAAGATCATTACAATCCGCTGGGCACCGTTCATGGCGGCTATGCCGCAACCATGCTCGACGGTGCGATCGCGCTGGCGGTGCACACCCTGCTGCCGACCGGCACCGGCTATACCACGGTCGACCTGAAGGTGACCTATCTGCGGGCCATGACCAGTGCATCAGGGCCCGTCAGCGCCGAGGGCCGGGTGATCCATATGGGCCGGCGCATCGCCGCCACCGAAGCCCGGCTGACCGACCGCGAGGGCCGGCTCTGCGCCCATGCCACGGCCACCTGCATGATCCTGCCGGCGGGACAGGCCTGAGAGCCTCCGGCCCGGTGCCGAACGCGGAAAGGGCCGCCGGACAAGACTGTCCGACGGCCCTTTCCCACGCCGTATAGCACCTGCCGGCGCCCGCTCAGTGGACCTGAACCGGCGCCTCCGGCGCCGCAGCGGCCTCGTCGGCCGTGGGGACGATGTCGCGGCGGTTCACCACCTCGTCGCGGATCCGGGCCACCACATCGGCGATCGGCATGGCGCCAAGGTCGGTGCCGTTGCGCAGCCGCACCGCCACCGTGCGGGTCTCGGCCTCCTTGTCGCCCACCACCAGGATGTAGGGGATCTTTTCCAACTGGGCGTTGCGGATTTTCTTCTGCATCCGCTCGGTGCTGGTATCGACCTCCACCCGGAGCCCACCGGTGCCGGTCGGCACATCGGCGTCGAACAGCAGGTTGCGGACCTCGGCGGCATAGTCGTTGTGACGATCCGCGATCGGCACCACCATCGCCTGCACCGGCGCCAGCCATGTCGGGAAGTTGCCGGCATAATGCTCGATCAGGAAGGCCACGAAGCGTTCATGGCTGCCCAGCGGTGCCCGGTGGATGACATAGACCGGGTGTTCCTTGCCATCCTCGCCGATATAGGTCAGATCGAAGGTCTGGGTGGCCAGGAAATCGAGCTGGTTGGTCGAGATGGCATATTCCGTGCCGATCACCGACTTGATCATGAAGTCGACCTTGGGGCCATAGAACGCGGCCTCACCTTCGACTTCCTTGTACGGATAGCCCGACTCGATCATCGCCTCGCGGATGACCTTCAACGCTGCCAGCCACTTCTCGGGTTCGTCGACATATTTGTCGAGCTTGTCGAGATCCGGCAGCGACAGCCGCATGTAATAGTCCTTGATCCCGAACAGATCATAATAGC encodes:
- a CDS encoding MarR family winged helix-turn-helix transcriptional regulator, whose product is MTTDHLPRSVDLDDLTALHPLDDALALMYYGWRGMTREADAYLATLGLSRVHHRILYTIARRDGLTVGDLLAVLRITKQALHRPMKHLRDGGLITTSRDPAHHRYKRLHLTAMGQSVEDQASGHERRRMEQAFADAGPAARDAWAAVMASLGRYA
- a CDS encoding PaaI family thioesterase, giving the protein MTDQTDQAPRPQPGGSDAASGLEVVRAAFAAGGFARGIGRTLGLTGTSADAGVVVLQGSPTEDHYNPLGTVHGGYAATMLDGAIALAVHTLLPTGTGYTTVDLKVTYLRAMTSASGPVSAEGRVIHMGRRIAATEARLTDREGRLCAHATATCMILPAGQA